Proteins co-encoded in one Prevotella sp. E13-27 genomic window:
- a CDS encoding PKD domain-containing protein: MKILLLSLLTFFALNATARDIVKVQRVAKSKPTKPTAMSYQATKGSLRLPGTIRRAAANGLTANFSVQTESAYVTVWNENFDSDDKDAKGNLIITGWTIDKGEGDAITFKKKQDTFNTIDENDVYSLFIEGPYQAFKRTKASATSTAISVPANGQLHAYIKMNPTWNSYVTLALQISADDFTTTEEVWNSKTVTEGKAQWVPITADLSAYAGKQIKIRIYWGPGTNDTFNTGGYMGDFCVDGLSITGVGNVDQIKVKAGDPIQFVDLTTGKQPTRWQWQFPGGTPETSNEQNPVVYYEQSGLYDVVLKAFDAEGSDEVVKTAFVEVEGEAPVAGVQFPADFRTLAQPRMRMVAPLAPVNYGDDSTGFPTSFSWALYTPYDLAKQSGSFLFQPDTIYTTKDVTYCHNKLDKTYVMHIAQNAEGYDFVDDSVQVQFAGFVSNFQPKDGYQTNFVDGDLTLPGANKMGITAWAERISKPSVPVVLEAMYVNFTKASAAALTDQISPVSFTLYTSENGLPGQPIELLDSWNLSELNYAMNTNNGVVTIELGRRVVIDKEVFLVIDGIPEKNDSMECAIAMAPMRNYGNTAFMLNKGQWRPFTGYFQPAPGGQTSLAVIPYFSHSVLIPAKVDEKGGITMANDTTLVPATAGKRNILVFANQGIYKYLGSDADWCRVTGKPGEYTVDSVSVEFDELPAGVQWREAVISVTDSIQTLNLVVRQDRSVVDAIQLLPVETKSATVERFDMQGRRIENARQARGIYLERRGNTVRKVMKR, encoded by the coding sequence ATGAAGATTCTTTTACTCTCTCTTCTTACTTTTTTTGCTCTCAATGCCACTGCTCGTGACATAGTAAAAGTGCAGCGTGTGGCTAAGTCAAAGCCCACTAAGCCAACTGCTATGAGTTATCAGGCAACCAAAGGCTCTCTTCGCCTGCCAGGTACTATTCGCCGTGCTGCAGCCAACGGACTTACAGCCAACTTCAGTGTGCAGACAGAGTCTGCCTACGTGACTGTATGGAATGAGAATTTCGACAGCGATGACAAAGACGCAAAAGGTAACTTGATAATCACAGGATGGACAATTGACAAGGGTGAAGGCGATGCCATCACTTTCAAAAAGAAGCAGGACACTTTCAACACCATTGATGAGAACGACGTTTATTCTCTCTTTATTGAAGGACCTTACCAGGCGTTCAAGCGAACCAAAGCCTCAGCCACAAGCACAGCAATAAGTGTTCCTGCAAACGGACAGCTGCATGCATACATAAAGATGAACCCCACATGGAACAGCTATGTGACACTGGCTCTTCAGATTTCTGCTGACGACTTCACTACTACGGAAGAGGTATGGAACAGCAAGACCGTAACTGAAGGAAAAGCACAGTGGGTGCCCATTACTGCTGACCTCTCAGCCTATGCAGGCAAACAGATAAAGATTCGCATCTACTGGGGGCCCGGCACTAACGACACCTTCAATACAGGTGGATACATGGGCGACTTCTGCGTTGACGGTCTGTCCATAACAGGTGTCGGCAATGTTGACCAGATAAAAGTAAAGGCTGGCGACCCAATACAGTTCGTTGACCTTACCACTGGCAAGCAGCCAACAAGATGGCAGTGGCAGTTCCCTGGCGGAACACCTGAGACATCAAACGAGCAGAACCCTGTAGTATATTACGAGCAGAGCGGTCTCTACGACGTTGTGCTGAAGGCCTTCGATGCAGAGGGCAGCGATGAAGTCGTTAAGACAGCGTTTGTAGAGGTAGAGGGTGAAGCACCTGTTGCAGGTGTGCAATTCCCTGCTGACTTCCGCACTTTAGCACAGCCCCGCATGCGCATGGTTGCACCTCTGGCACCAGTAAATTACGGAGACGACTCTACAGGTTTCCCAACAAGTTTTTCTTGGGCACTCTACACTCCATACGACCTTGCAAAGCAATCAGGCAGTTTCCTGTTCCAGCCAGACACCATCTATACTACAAAAGACGTGACCTATTGCCACAACAAGTTGGATAAGACCTATGTCATGCATATCGCCCAGAATGCTGAAGGCTATGACTTCGTTGACGACTCTGTACAAGTGCAGTTTGCAGGCTTTGTGTCAAACTTCCAGCCAAAGGACGGCTATCAGACAAACTTCGTTGATGGCGACCTCACCCTTCCTGGTGCCAACAAGATGGGTATCACTGCTTGGGCAGAGCGCATATCAAAGCCATCTGTGCCAGTAGTGCTCGAAGCAATGTATGTAAACTTCACCAAAGCGTCTGCTGCGGCTCTTACCGACCAGATATCGCCAGTATCGTTTACTCTCTATACCAGCGAAAACGGTCTCCCTGGACAGCCCATCGAGCTTCTCGATTCATGGAACCTCAGCGAGCTCAACTATGCCATGAACACCAACAATGGTGTGGTGACCATCGAGCTTGGTCGCCGAGTTGTCATTGACAAGGAGGTATTCCTCGTCATCGATGGCATTCCCGAGAAGAACGACTCTATGGAGTGTGCTATCGCCATGGCACCTATGCGCAACTACGGCAACACTGCATTCATGCTGAACAAAGGTCAGTGGCGTCCGTTCACCGGCTACTTCCAGCCAGCTCCTGGCGGTCAGACATCACTCGCTGTGATTCCCTACTTCTCTCACTCCGTGCTCATCCCTGCAAAGGTTGACGAAAAGGGCGGCATCACCATGGCCAACGACACGACACTCGTTCCTGCCACAGCTGGCAAGCGCAACATCCTTGTATTTGCCAACCAAGGCATATATAAGTATTTAGGTTCAGATGCCGACTGGTGCCGGGTCACTGGTAAGCCAGGCGAATATACCGTTGACTCAGTCAGCGTAGAGTTCGATGAGCTGCCAGCAGGTGTTCAGTGGCGCGAGGCTGTCATCTCTGTTACCGACAGCATTCAGACGCTGAACCTCGTTGTTCGTCAAGACCGCAGCGTTGTTGATGCCATACAACTCCTTCCTGTAGAGACGAAGAGCGCCACTGTTGAGCGTTTCGACATGCAAGGCCGTCGCATAGAGAATGCCCGTCAGGCTCGTGGCATCTATCTCGAGCGCCGTGGCAACACTGTTCGCAAAGTAATGAAGAGATAA